In Styela clava chromosome 6, kaStyClav1.hap1.2, whole genome shotgun sequence, the genomic window GATGTAGGTGTACGACGCATCTGATGCagtgcttcccaaactttttctttaaatttctCCCTTCTCCAATTTTAGAATTCTTTATTCCTTCCTCACTATGCATAAGaactactttatttttttttatctattgttATGCCCTAGTTGTGACTCCTATTTTGTACAGATCgagtttttatatattatagtaATCATAACGAACTCTATTAAATCAGTAATACTACAGCagatacaaagcaaaattttaaatcaaactaAAGTAagaatgaagtaaaaattaaaaaagaaaaaactcgacataaaaatgaaaataaatagccCGCTTCCCAAGCTCGCGAGTAGAAACTGGCATAATAACGCCACGTTTTCTGGTACCATGACGTTTTATTGCGACTTTGAACTTCTTACTGTTTTTAGCTTTAAGTTAATACAAAATTTAACTACAATTTCATAGATCATGCAGATTGAACACCATGATTACTTGCGCCTTTGCGCAACAACACGTCTGCAGAAACTACTGAGTCGCTACTTTGCATACGTACTAGGTTGCAAAGCAATTTACAGTTTAATTGATTCATGTactttagaccaggggtgtcaaactcgtggggtttaagggccgcattgcattttgggaattgtgcaaagGGCTGCAAACagcttttgatatattttgataatgtatacttaataGCATATTTTCAGATAtgtgtagtttgtgacatatattgtgatgcaattgaATAGCCGAATGAAGTtgttattttctgaaatttcaaatGGCATTTACATATTAGTTTCTTGGTATTTCActtattattgcaaatttatttattacaaaaatcaaaGTTTTTTCCAAGGAAGAAATTtacgggggtcaaaggtcggggaaaggtccataaatCGCCTTATTCAGTCACGATCACGTCGCTTCTACTTGACGGCATCCGGAGCCATAAAGTTTTATGCGCTTATTCGGCGCGTGGCAAGTCGCGCCTATTAGTCGTCGTTTTTACACATTCCAAAAGGGGGGGGGTCAACCCCCTTTTTTTCGAAAATGCCAATTTCTTCGTGTATAGTGCGTTTCATTTAGTTcctgaagtgttttttttttcaattattttttgctagCTTGAAGTAATAATATAAGTACGCTTGAAGTAACCCATAATTGGGTCAAATtggaaacaaaaaaatcaattttttcaaaactactttctGTAAATTGTCCTTTTtgtgtgtgaataatcaattagataaaaaatacttacaaaatattacaattattgagaagcgttcgagggccgcattggaagttctctggggccgcatgtttgacacccctgctttagactATTTGCATTGATTCTAATGACACGTCATTTAGGCATTTGAATctattaaatatcattttttatctGTAATATCATCTGTTCGTCAAGCGGAAATAATGATTTGTCAGTTCCTTACAATCAAGATGATAATTAAATAATATCGGAATATCAGTATCAGAACATCGGCTTTTTGAAAATCGGCGGGCCAATATCGAATCAGTACTGGGCAAATGAGATAAGTGGGACAAGGGATACACATGGGACATGTGGAACAAGTGGGAAAAGTGAGACACGCGGGTAATGTGGGACACGAAATTTTTGAGACACTCTTCATTTACCGATAAAAGTCCGGGAAACTATGATACATACATGAGTTAGAAACTCAATTTGTGTGTACCCTTTATTTGTCCCCGAAGTTGTATTTCAAGTTGAGACATTGAGTGTGTTATGGGTACTTGCAAGTATATGGTAAATGCTTCTGGGATAACCACGCGGacaagtggacataacgatcgttttaatattatgttgttgttgtttttcctcatcattatcattaaaaaatcgcttttctcttcaaatactggaccaattgcattgaaattttcaatggttaaagatgtaatttttccccagaaggctctTTTATTTTCTTTCGAACTTTTTGTGAATCCTAtgagatttattatttcattaaaaatttcgctgtattactttttaatCATGGGAACACAATTTTTAATCCGCGAAGCGTGACGGCCAATTCTGAAGATTTTTGAGGTTACCGGTACGCGTGATGTTGTGAACTACTGCTTTGCTTGCCATATGTTTGTAGACTACGATACTCGAATCAGTTGgttatttcaattcacgttgaaacggAATCGTCACAGAACCTGGAAAATCCGTGTACCTGTACCAGTGCCGCTTTGCCGATATGGGAGCACGAACAGTCTTTTAAAAGCGGGGCTTGCAGTCACAGTTATAATTAATGCGTTTTAATATAGGGAACAGTCTCTCGAAAGCGGGACCTACAGTCACAGTTATGATTATAATATCTTTTAATATGGGGGCTTTTTAGGAAATATGTAAACTGTGCCGTACTGGGTCCGGGTACTACTAGTAAGTCACGTTACCATAGCCATGTAGCTGTTTCACTGTTCAGCCTCGTGTAGGATACCCTATGGTTTTCGATGAAGTGATGATAAATTATCCtatgtgttcatatatttgagcatagctctcttgtttagaAAAATGGTAATCATCTCTCCCAACAGGAATGTAAACTAGTGGTGTAAACATCTGCAAAACTCTCTTTGTTTACAAACAGTGCATATATTAAAATGTCCAAGTACTAAATATTCAGTGACTATATTGATACGAAACAATTTTATTCAGGTATGAGAAATTGTCTGATTTTATTCGATATCCATTCCCTTTTGTTGAATTAGAGCTTTTCccatattaattaaatattggcGATTGCAACTCGCTGATCCCACGAGACGGTCTTGTACAGCTGCTGACTGATGACTTTTATACTTCTTACTTGACTTAAAAATTCTTTATGCAGAATTTGAAACATTACTCTATTCGCAAATAGTTGTTTCATTGCTTTGTTGTAGCAATTCTACCATCTTCTTCAATATTTACTGCAATATTTTCCATCACTGAGCGATAAAAACCATTCCCCTCACTCACTGCAAACGAACGCCATGTTGAATCTTCATTTGGATCGAAGTTAGATTCCTTGTTATTGTTGTCGATTTTGCCACGTGAATTGTTTTCTTCTGGCAGGGATTCCGTTGAGTTGGGTGCAGTATTTTTATTGGCCTGTTTTTCAAGTTCGCTGCATGTCTTGATAGATATCACTCCAGTTGATATGGAAGCGGCAGTTAGCCTTCTTTTCGTAATCCTGTACTTCATTGTCCGCCACATTTTCGGGAATCGGAAATCCAAAGAGCAATTTTTATTTAGTAAGTGTTTAGCTGATTTACGAAATTCTTTATCTCTGgagttataaataaaaaaattccataggctGTTGGTACTCAATATAACAACGCTCACAAATTCAGACGTTGTATAGATTGTAGCTGATGTCTTGCTTAAATATTCTGGATCATCGTAGTAAATATCATCCACAAACATAGAAATCAACAGAACAATAATTGCTGGTAGCAAAGATGCAGTAAATGAACCAACCATGATACTCAGCGTTTTGACGAGTCTTCTTTCTGAGATTGTAATTTGGTCGTTAGAACGGGTAGAAATCTGACGTCTTACTTGAGTGTGTCGTTTAGAGTAAACCAGCAAAATGATGGTTGTGATCCACATCAGCACCAATGGTATGATCATAGTAATTGCGTAGAAAATTACTGCATCTCCTTCTAACAAGGATATAAGAATTGATGCCACAAGTCCATATCTCAGAGATGATGTAAAAATCGGCAGCACAGCGACAACTAACGCAGCTAGACAAAGAATAGCACATGTATGCTTCGCTATATTCCGGGCTCTTCTACGATCATATGACATGGGACAACTCATGGCTGCCATTCGATCGAAACTCGCCAACATTAGAGTATAAACTGATATTATGATGGAGAAGGAAGTGAAAAATCCAACCCCGTCTAGGTACGGCTGAGTAAACGCGTTTCTAAAATGTCCAATTGGGTAACGTTGTGGTTGTAGAGGAATGCCGTTGATGCTTTCATTTTTCATTGGTTTTACGTAATCCCCCATGTATAGTCTTGTCAGAAACAATAAGAAAAGTGACGAAATAAATGTCGGAAAAACTACGGCTCCGACCAAAGTGTCTCCAATAGCTAACGTTACTCTGTATACAGTCTGGCTATTGTTCATGTTCTTTTTGTACCAATAAACCGCaatcaccattaaatttgccAGCAACGTGAGGATACCGAGACAAGCAATCAGTAAAGCAGCAATGCCCATTCCGATTTTGCATctgaaagaaaatattatttgtgaTTGGTTTTGGAGCTTCTTGTCGGTTAAAAACGCTGGTTAGGACATACATAATTAGCCCATGTTTAGGGGTGTAAAGACATCGATTAGGCCAATACAAAACAAGGCGGAAAGTTACTCGTTGAAAATTAGGCCTACGGTGAAATGTCGAATAACTGATGCATTAATATCCCAGGTACTTTCTACCAACATCTAATGCAATTAAGCTGAATGTAATCAACATAATGAACGAACTCGTGACATTACAAAGGAAACATGTTTATTCGCAAATTAAAGCTTGTACTTTAACGGGATAATGTTCAAAAAAACCTTGTGGTATTTTTAATCAAGATTCGATAAATCGAAGTTGATAAAACACGAAAACAAAGAATTTTGTTCACGTGAGAAAAATTATGTCAGAGAAATGGCTGGTTATATAatcttctatcttt contains:
- the LOC120331068 gene encoding uncharacterized protein LOC120331068, whose protein sequence is MNRYLFTLNAIWTLLVIYKFQSSFGIASQDEEDLVNKLKISSSELEASGYMGDKIENENETSLYADNLEYYHCHYVPNQRMSNRTEELECCEYMITRYYGKWFYGRAYLTTFLDNLKQWECPQLERQCRERYFDVAAFTNLVYNRVCDQQKYRNECFETVSNLQTTNLSKFDQNSSLTTISDARWQEMVRNLYSMNMTYEEINQPCTQVALFEGPRGGPGRYHESVEVMVPFCGFVWCGYDADTIHGRKISVWTCMPTGCKIGMGIAALLIACLGILTLLANLMVIAVYWYKKNMNNSQTVYRVTLAIGDTLVGAVVFPTFISSLFLLFLTRLYMGDYVKPMKNESINGIPLQPQRYPIGHFRNAFTQPYLDGVGFFTSFSIIISVYTLMLASFDRMAAMSCPMSYDRRRARNIAKHTCAILCLAALVVAVLPIFTSSLRYGLVASILISLLEGDAVIFYAITMIIPLVLMWITTIILLVYSKRHTQVRRQISTRSNDQITISERRLVKTLSIMVGSFTASLLPAIIVLLISMFVDDIYYDDPEYLSKTSATIYTTSEFVSVVILSTNSLWNFFIYNSRDKEFRKSAKHLLNKNCSLDFRFPKMWRTMKYRITKRRLTAASISTGVISIKTCSELEKQANKNTAPNSTESLPEENNSRGKIDNNNKESNFDPNEDSTWRSFAVSEGNGFYRSVMENIAVNIEEDGRIATTKQ